The DNA region ttatgagagattttggagatcacttttattccggatattcgagaagatgctcgggaaatgaggaaattatgactacttcatatttaccaattaacCTCTACTAGTAGTGGCACAGCCTTATTTGAAAAGGCTATGGTACTGGTATTTTGATTATCGACTAGTTGAAAAGTTTTcggaatatattcagttgaatccagATTCATAAAATATCCTGAAAGTGATTAATTccataaagaaaatttttttatcttttcaaatatccagaatgaaagtgatcttcaaagtcaCTCATATTAGTAAAAATAATgaggtttattctttgaaatctatAAGGTTGTTACAATTTCAATATCAgaataataaacctaaggaaatccattaaaggcaaagcctgtgtcattcaataacctgacacaatttaggagcataaagttcattacatattatcaatgaaaatgaactgccaactagaccgaacgaagtttttgagtttttttaataGAAGAATAATCAGGGACACGAcgtatgttatatattctgaatcagaaaaaatatgggaccGGAATATGTAAAAACAACACAGGgttcatatttaaaaaaataaaagttatcactaaatcgctgaagtggcggactgaaaaaaaaaatctttgacactTGAAatagtgtctgtagaatgtaacatttgtttttcgatatcactgatactttacgaaatagaggcaccagtatgaagagccgaaaaatgagttttcccttattacttgaaaacaaaagaagataggggaatgcggttttggccattaacagtctttagaaaatcgaggtcggaaacgttCCATTCATTTTCTTAGCTTTTGCGGTTACAGAGTTGCCATTCAATTCCATCGTATTTTGCCCACATACTTATTTTTAAAACGCCTGTCGCAATGCGTTCTGCAGGGAAACGCCGTAGTTTTGATTCAAAGCGATCGACTTCTAACCACGCATGCGTTAAAGAGGTATAATACTCTACAATCAAACTTAAAATGGCGAATAGGCGACTGAGAAGCCACCGTGGACACTAGGCCTTGGTGACATAAAATGAATACATTTTACAATAGTTACAATCAAAATGACAGATTGTTATAAAACacgagaaaaataaataaaacgttggacatttgaaattttcacagAAAACCCAATTCTCAATTAGGGCTTAGAAAATTGCATCAGTGAGCAAGACCTGCAACGAAATGGAATCATAGGTAATCACATGGTTGGTATGCTATTTCAAAAGCAAATCAAATTACACCAATTGAATTCGAGGGattataatataattaattcatttttttgaataacaaaaaaaGTTTAATGATACAGTATCAAAATTGCCGATCGTTAGAAGTTAACTGTCCGTGTTTTAACTTGCCATTGAAAACTCACTGTAATAGACAATAATTCTAAATTAATTGAATTACAGAAGGAGGTCTTCTTTTGGGAATGTTGATATTGCATGCCACCATCAGAGGTTTTCAACTTGCTCATTATCTCATAGATAATACTTCCACTCGTAGAGGAAGCCAAATATCTAGGCATTACCCTGGATAGGAAGCTTCACtggaactcccatgtggaaAGAGTCATCCACAAAGCCAGGCAATCCTTATGGGCCTGTCAAAGTATTTGTGGAAAGACTTGGGGGATAGcgccgaagcagctccgctggccgtcacggtgatcagaccatTGATCACCTACGGCTGTAtcgcctggtggtcctgcacagaacgcgtcctaacccaaaacaaactttcgaaactccagagaacggcatgcctcatgatttcgagggcattccgctctactccaactgCGGCCATagagatgctattagacctccctccccttcacaatcttgtccagggagaggcaagactagcaacccacaggctccaccatCTTACTGTaaatgagcctgacaaactcatttTCGTGTCCAATCGTCTTTCAGTCCAATTGGAGGcagacgaggtgatgggcatgagaactgatcatataatcacaagaaccagcacggatggaaccttcagttctctgattccaagcagagacgaatggctccgtcacaaggaattctatctacaaggaccttgctggtttactgatggctccagaaccagtcagggatctggggccggagtctacagtcgtagaccgctgaccgaactcagtgccagtctgggaaagtcggcgacagcatttcaggcagaaatcttcgccattgatctatgcgccagccatttgcttaacattggttgggcgggtaggtcaataaaaatcctaacggatagtcaagctgcgattaaatctctcgcagcagacaaatgcaactcggcacaggtatttgaatgcagatctgaactctccaaattgggaagtttaaacagactgcaactgatttgggtacctgctctagccagagaaggcgcaacatcaacgcttattggcccggaacctagtataggaatttccaattccttgaTCAGGGACcggaacaacagctggataaggcaaacggtcctggagtactggcgcaactcacatagggctatttcagtgcctcccagcccatataccagtcgttggctaggattttctagaacaaatctgagatctataatggcggctttcacaggacattgtagactcagagctCATCTTAAAAAGCTtagcagactctgcttagaggaggatgaaacgattgagcacatcctctgtgactgcccggcggcagacagggtcagacatggagtatttggttctccgaagatgatcctagaggaactcaagaatcactccccctccgacataatttcctttttgggcaggatgggactggagggagagatcgagctctatgagcttgcctgtgtgctacaatagaccgcttggtcgcagtggcaggtttgctttatccgtccaacacacccagcaatcagtactTTCTGGCATAGTTTCAGCTCTATATTTTGGAAAAGGGATATCTACTAGCCTTAATTCAGTCCCAAGGACTAATTTCTTCAGTAAAATAAATTTCTAATGGCAAGAAACAATTTATTTCACATTACTTGCAAACCTGATTAGGCCTTAAAAGTTTTTCCTGTCATACACTTGGGTAGttatttttttaatcaataCAGAAAAGAATTACTACAGATGCTTCTGAAACTGTCAAGTGAAATTTGCCCATTAACAAACTTAAACGCCAGAATCAGACCCTAAACCTAACTTGAACTAAAGACTGCTGGCTTGataaaattgattttgaccACAAATTTCCCATAAGCCCAATCATTTGAAACCATTTCTAAAATTACAGACAATTAAGCAAAATTACAACTCGAGTGTGCAAATAACTGTAAGTCCAATTTGTTTCAGAACGTAGAAATGTTAGATTTGTCTGCTTTTCAATTTGTAGCTACCGCTTTTCTCAGATTCTTGAAACACAATGTCACAGTCAGTTCAAACATACTGGGATCAGTATAGAAATGAAAGCAAGTCTTCCTTGTGAATTATACTCAATTGGAGCCAAAATTATCTACAAGGACCGTAGAATGTCCCAGGCAGGACCAATAAATTTAATGGGcaactccaaaaccgaatttgagattatttatggaaagccttttctactagttattcaacacgtaaaagattcgcttcaaaattcagacatttcagaaatacacccttcgaaacttcgactatgtgaaagcttgtgacgtagaatgcctttattcaaatatagtaatttttgttaattcgacaacactggaacccatcaagaagatatccacagattacaaaaaattgtttctgtaatctgtgtctttacctttttaaaaccgatgacattttgtgtcattgtgtgtttttcttgtcaaatgtgaataatgtgatcatcaaacttgatatttattacatcagaaaactttcatgaccattactgacacaaatgggcgttgccggattgtaaaaatgacgtagaatgttcacaagagcacttctgaaatcagaattttcgtaatcgaatacagacaaaatgcaatatgttaaaattcgaaaaaaatttatttcgagatatttgagttataaggatttttatgacatatattttgaaatttaggaaaataccccattctgACTGTTTTTATTCATCTTGATGGTATTTTAACATAAGAAAATAATTTGTACTTCTTGACTTGCATGAAGCCAATTGTACTCACAATGATGATAATGTACTCACCATTGATTTAGGAACAGGTTTCGCTCTATATTTGGACATAACGTTTATCATATATTCACTAGAAAGGGATTTTCCTGAAGAAGACAGTTCTCGTGTTCCTTTAGGCTCCATTTCTCTTATTACCAAAGAATCTGATGGACTACTACTTTCAGTCTTGTTCAATTTTTGTGATAGATTTGTCTCTTGAGTGGTATTCTCGTCCGCACAACTAATACAATTTGGTTTTTCTTCTCCTAGAATTTTTTCATGATAGCTCTTGGGATACCAAGGGATTCCACCTGGTCTTAGAGCTGGTATTGTTTTTTTCGTTGGAGCAGGAAAGTAGTCTCCAGCAAAAGGTATGGTATACCTTAGGGGTTTATCGTCTCTGTAATAATTGAACTCAGTTATTTGGTAGTTTTGAAGGGAAGTTGTTCTATCAATATTTTTACTGAATCATATTATAACATGTTGCTCAGATTTACACCTTCAGGATCCACTCCACTCTAACTTGATCccaaattttcacaaaatttcttttttaatttGTTTTAATATCAGTATTGATGGCTTTTATGGCCAGATACTAAACGGTCAGTTGAAAATCAACATGTCTAAGAGATGCACTTAGTTCTTTTCACTATATTGCAATTTTTATCTTTAGAATGCTTGTTGCCTGGAAGAGATCAAGACAACTTGAAATAATTAACAAACTATATGAGGAACAGTTAGTTTATGTAAAAATAAAGTCTCTGGCCGACATTTGGGAAGGGGCCATGGCCTCTATTGCCTTCCCCCTTATAACCGCACTAGATGAATATTGACGCAATAGACAGGAAGATGGTATTGGCTTTAGGACCtggcaaatgaaaaatcaattccaGGCTGCCTGGAAACGATTTTTCATTTGCCAGGTCCTAAAACCAAAAAATGCAAGCATTCTCCAAACTCTTCAATCAATTGTACTTTTCTCTATATGCCTTTTgcaaaaattcaactttaaggccctctatctttttccacagcaatattttattgaggtatattttgtcctatcgccatattttcctccaaacaatctgcccttagcctatgtccctatagttatgaatcaccctgtatacaatatTTTTGTGCTTAGGGGTAAAATTCAAATGAGTCTGTGATCGACTGTCTGACTGAATCTAGATTTAAGGGTTTATTGACTGAAAACTTATGGAAGACCAGATCTATGCTAAAACTTTTGATCAATATGCTGTTTTTTCAAGTGATGGTGATTTGTGCAGTgttcctaagaactaagacaggaaccaatctaattggcagatggcAATCAAATGAATGCTTTCTGCTAATTGGTTCCTTTCTTAGGCAGTAAAGCTACATAAATCCTCAGTTGCCTATTCAACCATGCAAACACAAATTATTCTTGGTTTCAAAACTGATAAACATACCCTTGATAATTTTTGGTGAATTTAGATTTTGGTTCTGAATCAGCACTGAAATAATTGCTCTCATATATCATAGAGCTTTCTTCTACAGATGGTTTGCTTGTTTGTGTAATTATTATTTTGGGCTTATAGTCTACTGTTATTTGTAAAGTGCCAATGGGTGTAAAGATTCGTCCAATTGTAATTTGTTTACAGTCATCCCCCAATCCTCCAAAATCTGGCTCCTCTTCATACATTCGATAATGCATATCGCATGTTTCCTTTGTCATTAAAGAAAGCCTGAATGCAGGAATTATTCTCGTCACTGATAGTAAGGACTTCAGTAGAATTCCTATTTGATTGTACACATTGAATGTGGTTATTTTGGGATTGGGATCTGAATATTCAGGGGATAGACGAATACACCATGTTTCAACCAAGAGTTCACCATCAGAGGATTCAGCATAAATTTCCACACAAACAGGTACCCCTCGAAAAAATCTGTTTGTAACTGTTCGTCTGATGACATTTGCATCTGACTCATTTATTGCAGCAATATTTAAATTAAACtaaaaaaacacaaattttATCTTGTTGTTTCTTTATGGAAGATAATCATTTACCCAATCAGATTTCTGCCTACATGGTgtagattttttttctttttgtcgaGAGGAAACAATAATCTGTGCTGCTTTTAGAGCAAAGTACCTAGCATATTTCAGCAAATCGTCCTTATCCTCATTAGTCAACTTCATCATATAAAGtcaatttttctaattcttATTTATTTTGAACTTAGGACCATAAATTTCGGATTTTAAAATATACACCTTTCATCTTTTCAATTGGAAAGAGAAAGAAAACTACCACCCAATGGTCACGTAACAAGTATTTCAATGTTGTTAACCTTGTGGAAGAAAAATCATCAAGGTTGGCAGTACACTATTTCACTGTTTTTTGATTTTAGCAGTGTTCCGTGTTCTAATTGAACTGTTCTGTGCTCGAAAGGTGGCAagcttatattagtgttctgtggtggcAAGGCAAAGGTGCATAGAAATCATAGAATAAAGAATAAAGTTTGAGAATGTTGGGTGCACGTCTAAAGAGCGAGCCCAAAATTTTCTTCTAGGAAGAGGGGAAGCACAGAAGATTCaagataacaaaaaaaaaaaagatttcaaaaatttgaatatatttctaTATTCTAAGCTTCAAAACATAACATAACCAAAGTTTTAAAAATTTCTGTGCTTGGTAATTATTTTGTTAATCGgtgcatataaaaaaattcaaacggcATTGAGTCGTGTGAAAATGGCAATGAATTCTGCACAAGTGAAGGCTCAACAAATGCAGTCAAGTATGAATAAAGGAAATGCCAGTGCACCCGGTACTATGAACTCAAACGGTACAGGATGGCCAAAAAGAAGAGCCTCTGATAGCTATACCCCTTCAGTTACAACAGCAATCAATAAAATCGTCAATTTGTAAGTTAGAAGATGATTCATTAAAATTTGTTTCAACTCGATCTTTTTATCCAGTATCAGaaacgttgaaaatattttttgtctgTTCACTGGTCTCTAATAATATGGGATAAACATGAAATTGTTTTGCTCACTACTCCTTATTTGAATATGACGTAATGTTTGTTGTAGTTCAACGTCTTATAGTCGGTCAAGCAGCGATCAGATTACTGAGCAAAAAGATATAGGACACACAGAAAATATTATCAATGACTGGGAGAGATAGACATCTTCCAATTGTAGACAGTTTCTTGAACTCGCTGAAGCGACTTTCATGGCAATAGAAGTATCAGCCGATTGATTAGATCAATGTTTATTGTAGGCATATAGTGCTCATATTAGTGTGGTGTGTTATGGTCTGCTTCACCAGACAAAAAATTGTTATCACATTCTAGTAACTGCTGTGGAAGTGAAAGATGCTCATCCCTTTCAATTACACTTGAAAGTTTGAGTttacgatgacaaattggctagctcaattcagatcgtaacacttgtcgatattcatatcgtcgggtgatATGTATCCTCATTGTTTGAGTTTACATTTGTTGTTTTTTAGGTATCCTCTTACTAACTACACATTCGGTACGAAAGAACCTCAATTTGAAAAAGATCCAAGTGTACCTGCAAGATTTCAGAGAATGAGAGATGAATTTGTAAAAATAGGTATGCGAAGGAGTGTCGAAGGAGTTTTATTAGTTCATGAGCATTCTTTACCTCATGTTCTGCTCCTACAACTGGGCACAACATTTTTTAAACTACCTGGCGGTGAACTAAATCCTGGGGAAGATGAAATTGAAGGACTGAAAAGATTACTAACTGAGGTATATATACATGTCATACTAGAAGTAACTATGTTGCTATTTTTGTGGcatggaaatgaaaatatttagttTTTAAATTCATAATTGTGAATTAGTTGTTATAATTTTGATGTTCATCCTTTTATCTCTTAATTTTTCATTCCTTGAAATGTGCctttttatataataatatcttcAAAGTATAATCATTGAGATTTGTAAAGTTTGAATCACACAAAACTTGAATAATTCTGAAGATTATTCATTGGGTGTTCTTATAAAAGGTATAACAGATTTCACTATAATGAGCATTTATTTGctattattcataaaataagaaatattgaaaatattagaTGAAAGAAAATCAAATGAAGTATGGTCTCTTTCTATTGATACTGAATAACACCAAAAATGAGTGTTTATTTTAGTTAGTGGATATTTTCATTAGTGAGATTCAATATGTTTTTAAGTGTATAGAGATATACATATAGCAAAGCATTGAATAACTCAAAGAGATTCACATTTAAGGCTGTATTATGGTgggacaatttttcaaaattaaatgggTTATGTCATCATTTATGAGAAGCTTTCCTGGTATGTGATTGTGGGAAGGTGATTATCCATGTAGTTGCTTTGAATTACATGGTTATTACTCAATACAGTATCTAGTTTCATTGCTTTTATCTCATACTTATTGTGAATTCAAGTGAATATGAGTCTGCCCTAAAAATCGGTGATATTAAAATATCAACACCCAgtaaaaattggaatattttaATCATTTTCGGTTCACATGTTTCATGTGGTGAGATAACTAAAATACGTTCTTGTATAATATTGTTTCATTAATATTTTATCCCAGTTTTTGTacctttcaacaaaataatCTTAGAAGGTGAAATTCACTGTTCATTCGGACAGTGATTGCCATTAAGACTCATTATGAACGCACCATAGTAACACATACATTCGTTTCATATCGTTAGGACCGCGGGGGTGCGATCATTGATAAGAACAGTGACATTGGTCATATATTTGAGCAGACTTACACCGGgcttcataaagcttgatcggggaatcaacgcttgattgacgaatgggcgtcaatttgttttcaatagataattcagtcatgatcattcagaatatcattctcgcatgaAATGgtgtttatacgtccattcaattattctcaattgctacttcttcactaaattcagaaatgaagggtttcagtgattttgttttagaaatcgagtcaAATCGTTTATCGGACAATCAGAGTTTTATGAAAGCCAATGTTAGACTTAcaacattttttgaaatttgcTTATCTTAGCCTGATAAGCATGTTATCCAAGATTGGCAACTCGGTAATTTTTCTTGGACCAACAAAGGAACTCTTGAACACCTCCCATCGTCAATTCACTGCCTTAACTCAAAATTGCGCAATGGCGCAGCGATGTCCAGGGCTCTTAATGAACAACGAACAAGATTCGAGTGTGCCACATCCGCGCTCTGAAGATTTTAACATAAAAGACTGTCAGATCTCGATTTCGCACAATCGAGTTGAACTCACATATTTGGGATTATAACCCAGTTAAACAtcggaatagggaatactccttctgacgaaaatgatgtattttttacgaaatatctttgaaacgacacattttgaaataaccatttcaaccgtttcccaaaaaaaattattttaagcacttaaaaatgaaaaataaaaatgggtatttaaagtttaaagcgttgtgtgagaattgcacaagctggcaacatcgactgaaatatgccttgataataaaggacaacaaatgcattatcttgatgagatagacaaagatagctgtttatgaagtctgcgacgaacgaggcaGGTCGTaatattttatgggatttttatgggtggttgcagttgaagctcgccagtaagcacgcgcctgtagatcaacagctgttattttataaacaagctgatcggacattgttcttttcattgtcttgtatgcgctgttgccaaatcgtaaactccgcacaaagcgatttaaatttcaaaaccccatatttgaaggatgattttgaatagtttccgcggtgaatttgaagaaatcatgaatgaaactcataattattcagtttaaacttgcatatgcagtgataacccaaattgaggagaattccccattgtgcCTAACCAACATATGACACTGGCCCAAATCTGCAAAGTAAATATGTTTTGATATCGAGAGCCTCATCAGGCTCCGATATTCGTTATCGTTAGTGCCGAAATACAAACAAGGTTTAATTTTATCTCGCACTCACCACTCGCGTTTAGAGGAGTAAACAACAATTTTGTCAATTTGCGCCGTTGAGCTAGCGCATTTCAAAGAAGGGTACTTCGGCGCAATGAGTGTAGAGTGGGAGCTCGGCGTAGAGCAGTGTTACACGTCTCTATTTTGTACccgaaattattgaaatattccaacTAATTGGTGACCTTATTTTAAAATCACTCGTTATATATTTTCTCTGGTCTGTTAGTTAATTCTATTCTTTATAAAACAAGTGAATCAGAATAAATAGTTCACCTtatcaatattgaaaattttttcaatatcgaTGGGATTAATTCAAAATTAGAGTGTTGTGCttttattttcagatatatTTAGACTTTATGTAGCTTCTTATGGCTCTTCTTATAAATACTTAAGTGACATACCAACTGTCCATTTAACAAAGCACCTTCAGGCTATCAAGTACTTGATCAGccaatattttaattttaaaactcACTTTTAAAGAATAACCAttgatgaatattcaaaaattggtaTGTTATCTCACAACTTTTCAATTACGTTTCCTCAATTTAGGATTTAATTCCTACCACCAAATGTTTATCCAATGCTCGACTGATATCAATTAAAATAACTCTCGTTATTTTTGCAAAAATTgatttaattattcatttcactaCTTATCTCATATTTCAAATTTATAGAAGAATActtgaacaggtcaatttttattttgattttcgtaAATTTTCATTCACATGCATTATCTATAAGGGGTGGAAGATTTCGATACCAACTTGAAAATGGATAGACATTTTGTTATTGAGGATGATTTTTTTATCAACCTTTATTTATTATAGGGATGGAATCGAATTCCAATTCGTACTTTTTTCATGTATTTCGAGGTCAATGACGTACACTTTTTGATGGGGTAGTAATTGATCTAGAATTTCTAGGTTTTGTTTATGCAAATTACGGTGATAGTTAGTGGCTAGCTTGTTTGTTACATACAGGATGCCCCGAAATTGTGTTGAACAAATTTAATGGTATATTTTACGTCAAAGAATCGGACGAAATTTCAAATGAAGCTATCGGAAAGGCTCTGTTTTcgaaatacaggctgttgaagtaAATTTCCTGAAGGTATAGAAGGTGTTATCAGACAATGAAGTCATAGTGTAATTATAAACGTAAAAATAAAAGATCTTCGATGgtatattgttgaaattatgTTAATAGTAAATGTTTGAATGATGAACCAATGTTTTTAGAAGATTAGACATAACAGTCAAAAGCTTGAAATATCAATTAAGAATAAAAAACAAtctttggcttcattttttctTGATAATATTCTACACATATCCACTTAAAAGTTGAGAACCAAACCATTATCAATTTCCAATGtttgaaaaagttcaaaagtCATCCTCATATCAACAATAAAATGATGTGTTTTGTTTGTGATTTTTAATGTTGAATTTGTATTTCCTTTTCTAGATGTTAATCGCTCGATTTTTCTTCtagaatatattttatgttcagAGCCATTTTGAAAAAGGTTATTACAGAATTTTCTGTTTCCAATCTTTAAACAACAATGTGTATTTTCAAGATACACGTCTAAGAATTTCTCAGAACTATTTTATTGTTTCGAAAGTACTTGTATCTACACACTTATTGTTCTAGAATGAAATGTTTAGTTGTGAATAAAGACGAGTTGAAGTATTGAATTATTAATAAGTTCTTGAGCGATCAATTCGGAGAATTATCAACAGAAAGACTGCGTCATTGAttgacaaaacaaaaccataatattattatgaatatttcaaaacaaATGAAGCAGCAATGTTAAGAATCTTACTCTCAAGACAATTTAGTAGATTATCAACCTctgattcaatatttcgaaTGAGTTAGTTTTCTAATTTGGGTTACGCGTACAAGCCATATCGTATCCATTAGCTTATTAGCTATCAACAGGGGGTAATAGATATTTTCCCAAAAAGCCAGGAAAGTCATAATTTCTGCACGTGACTGCTGTTGACCGAATGACGGGAAGCGGAGTTCTAGCAAGCAgtgtttgttcgtagagtggttcgcaacggttgtgaactgttcagagcaagcgcaattccattttagggtagtgAAAATCCATTTgtgcttgctctgtacagtccACAACCGTGGTGAACCACACTACGAACTATTATCTTCTCGTACCAGTGCGGGAAAGAGAAACTTTCGAAACTGAAATGAGTGCGGGAAAAAAGTTAAAAACGCACGGGATTAGAAACTTTTTTCTACTTATTCAGTATTTATGTTCTTAGTGTGAGTGTTACTGCTGCTGTTGCTTTAATCGTCTTTCTTAACTGTTATTCACTTCTCAAACACCAATAAATCTAAAATGAGTATTTTACCATACAAAATCATAATAGtgtcttcaggtgggtgaaagtACTTGATAGCGAAATTCATGTAGTGGTAAACAACTTATCCTATCAAAAATAATGTAGTTGAGTTTTTTCGGTgtgattatgattatgatttCATAGATGTATCAATTCAATCAATATTTGAAGATCGCAAATTTTGCGAAAGATTTTAGCTTTGACGCAGACCAACAATTTATATCGCCATAGATCCATTCGAAAACAACTTACTGGTTTTTGGAAGCCCATTTTATTTTGTCTGGATACGTCGAGCAAAATTGCCGCATTTGCTTATGAAAATTCAAGAGCGTTGGCCTAAATATGATCAAAAAGTGTGGTGCGCTACATATAGCGCACCTGTAAACCTCATAAGGTTTACAGGTGTTTGAAAAAACTGCCTTAAATGCGATTACAGCGCCACAAATCACACAGCCACCGAAAGAATGAATTTATCGCAAAAGGAGGAGTGCCAATATATGCACTTTGTTAATTAACCTAGTTAGGATTTCTTTCTTCACGTTATATGGGTTtatgaaaaattgttttcaccAATTAGAATAATCCCAAAGCTATTTCAAACAATTCTTCCGCAGACTTTCGGCAGGAGCGATGGTCCAAAACAGGAATGGCTGGTTGAAGACATCATTGGTAACTGGTGGAGGCCAAACTTCGAACCACCTCAATATCCATATATTCCTCCACATATCACCAAACCCAAGGAACACAAGCGTTTATTCCTAGTTCAACTTCAAGATAAAGGTAAGAAACATTGAAATCAAAAATGATCCC from Coccinella septempunctata chromosome 1, icCocSept1.1, whole genome shotgun sequence includes:
- the LOC123312043 gene encoding autophagy-related protein 13 homolog — its product is MMKLTNEDKDDLLKYARYFALKAAQIIVSSRQKEKKSTPCRQKSDWFNLNIAAINESDANVIRRTVTNRFFRGVPVCVEIYAESSDGELLVETWCIRLSPEYSDPNPKITTFNVYNQIGILLKSLLSVTRIIPAFRLSLMTKETCDMHYRMYEEEPDFGGLGDDCKQITIGRIFTPIGTLQITVDYKPKIIITQTSKPSVEESSMIYESNYFSADSEPKSKFTKNYQGDDKPLRYTIPFAGDYFPAPTKKTIPALRPGGIPWYPKSYHEKILGEEKPNCISCADENTTQETNLSQKLNKTESSSPSDSLVIREMEPKGTRELSSSGKSLSSEYMINVMSKYRAKPVPKSMCYPFANETPESEISHFYRECSNPPLLTCWKQSSSVKDIDITEQLNAFEEKIKEFDDLVKSLSASPDSDN
- the LOC123312050 gene encoding cleavage and polyadenylation specificity factor subunit 5-like — protein: MAMNSAQVKAQQMQSSMNKGNASAPGTMNSNGTGWPKRRASDSYTPSVTTAINKIVNLYPLTNYTFGTKEPQFEKDPSVPARFQRMRDEFVKIGMRRSVEGVLLVHEHSLPHVLLLQLGTTFFKLPGGELNPGEDEIEGLKRLLTETFGRSDGPKQEWLVEDIIGNWWRPNFEPPQYPYIPPHITKPKEHKRLFLVQLQDKALFAVPKNYKLVAAPLFELHDNSQGYGPIISTLPQALCRFQFNYM